From Spirosoma aerolatum, one genomic window encodes:
- a CDS encoding alpha/beta hydrolase family protein, translating to MLFTKSLLTLFLGGVLLFAPMACKTVDSDSAVIPTQPAVLVNSSLIGEYSTDQLRSRFTGVNSLLQVFIRYGIKAYRLEYMTTNTDGKPVKASGALLIPTTTTAVPLLSMQHGTITSESDAPSNFGPSSEAYTFGSVFASQGYIIAAPDYIGYGASKDLPHTYEHRSGLATASLDMLRATREFLKSQRLNWDSRLFLAGYSEGGYATMALQKKIEEEAGTEFNLVASSCGAGAYDKPAFMSYILNQKTGGDASINRLYIWVLLTYDRIYGLNRPMSYYFKEPYASQVAASGKNAAISISLNQAFTDSFKQAVNDGTDKAFLAAVQDNDIHDWKPRTRTQLYHGDADEIVFYLNSKNAYEAMQKRGATNVELITMSGATHATGIVPFITGTYSFFGSIQ from the coding sequence ATGTTATTTACCAAATCATTACTAACTCTTTTTTTAGGGGGCGTATTACTTTTCGCGCCAATGGCCTGTAAAACGGTCGATAGCGATAGCGCCGTAATACCTACACAACCCGCCGTTTTAGTAAACAGCTCGTTGATCGGAGAGTATTCAACAGATCAGTTACGGAGTCGTTTTACGGGCGTGAATTCGCTTCTACAAGTATTTATCCGCTATGGTATCAAAGCTTACCGACTGGAATATATGACCACCAATACGGATGGTAAGCCGGTGAAAGCATCTGGAGCCTTATTAATACCGACCACAACAACAGCCGTGCCATTGCTAAGTATGCAGCATGGGACAATCACCAGTGAATCTGACGCTCCCTCAAACTTCGGTCCCAGTAGCGAAGCCTATACATTTGGATCGGTGTTTGCCTCCCAGGGGTATATTATCGCAGCGCCCGACTACATTGGCTATGGAGCCTCGAAAGACTTGCCTCATACTTATGAACATCGCAGCGGTCTGGCCACAGCATCGCTCGACATGCTGCGGGCCACGCGTGAGTTTCTGAAGAGTCAACGCCTAAATTGGGACAGTCGCCTGTTTCTGGCTGGCTATTCGGAAGGAGGCTATGCAACGATGGCGCTACAGAAAAAAATAGAGGAAGAAGCTGGCACTGAGTTCAATCTGGTCGCATCGAGTTGTGGGGCGGGTGCCTACGACAAGCCAGCGTTTATGAGCTATATTCTGAATCAGAAAACCGGTGGAGACGCTAGTATTAATCGGCTGTACATCTGGGTGCTTCTTACATACGACCGAATTTATGGTCTGAACCGCCCCATGAGCTATTATTTTAAAGAACCGTATGCGTCGCAGGTGGCTGCATCGGGGAAAAATGCAGCCATCAGCATTAGCCTGAATCAGGCGTTTACGGATAGCTTCAAACAGGCTGTCAACGATGGGACGGACAAGGCTTTTCTGGCAGCAGTGCAGGATAATGATATCCATGACTGGAAACCCCGAACCCGCACTCAATTGTATCATGGTGATGCTGACGAAATCGTGTTCTACCTGAACTCAAAGAATGCCTATGAGGCCATGCAGAAGCGTGGCGCCACGAATGTAGAACTGATCACCATGTCGGGTGCAACCCATGCTACGGGCATTGTTCCCTTCATCACGGGTACGTACTCGTTCTTTGGTTCGATTCAATAA
- a CDS encoding OmpA family protein, with translation MNHELKSVATKALAIPLAFSLLTGNVACAQQKKLNKTQKGAIVGASGGAVIGGMIGKSTGKTAMGAILGATVGGAAGAVIGRRMDKRAEEIQRQMPNAQVDRVGEGIKVSLGSDILFDVDSYALKPSTKQQLVEFAQTLNKEEETDILVEGHADATGSADHNLKLSQQRANAVADFLEAQGVKTSRVDEKGYGESQPIADNATASGRQRNRRVDIAIFANKKMQRDAKNGKLSE, from the coding sequence ATGAATCATGAACTAAAATCTGTTGCAACAAAGGCATTAGCTATTCCACTGGCATTTTCTCTGCTGACTGGAAATGTGGCTTGTGCCCAACAGAAAAAACTGAACAAGACCCAGAAAGGTGCTATAGTGGGAGCCAGCGGTGGTGCTGTTATTGGAGGCATGATTGGCAAGAGTACAGGAAAAACCGCTATGGGAGCTATTTTGGGCGCTACTGTCGGGGGCGCAGCCGGTGCTGTTATTGGCCGACGGATGGATAAACGTGCTGAGGAAATACAACGTCAGATGCCCAATGCTCAAGTCGATCGGGTAGGTGAAGGAATTAAAGTTTCACTCGGTTCAGACATCCTATTCGACGTGGATTCGTATGCTTTAAAGCCTTCAACCAAACAGCAACTGGTTGAATTTGCGCAGACGCTTAACAAGGAAGAAGAAACAGATATTCTAGTGGAGGGGCATGCCGATGCTACTGGTTCGGCGGACCATAACCTCAAATTATCCCAGCAACGAGCAAATGCCGTGGCTGACTTTCTGGAAGCTCAGGGTGTGAAAACATCCCGTGTCGATGAGAAAGGCTATGGCGAATCGCAACCTATTGCCGACAATGCAACCGCATCAGGCCGTCAAAGAAACCGACGCGTCGACATAGCCATTTTTGCTAACAAAAAAATGCAACGTGATGCAAAAAACGGCAAGCTTAGCGAATAA
- a CDS encoding retropepsin-like aspartic protease, producing MSIIKKPLLYVGSQGEKHLYTLFDSGANLSCISPEFVNDLEIPVSLGRIRRIATAAEGHYIEVKHVVRLDFYIDDVLLSDEFLVVPGLSEEAIIGAATMQKWRIKLERSAVAV from the coding sequence ATGTCCATTATCAAGAAGCCCTTACTTTATGTAGGCTCTCAAGGGGAGAAACATCTCTATACCCTTTTCGACAGTGGAGCCAATCTTTCGTGTATCAGTCCTGAATTCGTAAATGATCTAGAAATCCCAGTCAGTCTGGGTCGAATTCGACGTATTGCTACCGCAGCGGAAGGCCACTATATCGAAGTTAAACACGTTGTTCGTCTGGATTTCTACATCGATGATGTTCTACTCTCCGATGAATTTCTGGTAGTACCGGGCCTGAGCGAAGAAGCAATTATTGGAGCGGCTACCATGCAGAAGTGGCGCATAAAGCTAGAACGGTCCGCCGTCGCGGTTTGA
- a CDS encoding sensor histidine kinase, translated as MSRLRLLVLLSVLSIIGILAVQVVWVRNAYALRERQFRQSAFIALQDVADEVARLNHFTLNRYAVTQLSDDYFIVNTDAPIDPAALETFIQGSLQAHNLITDYEYGIYNCETDRMVYGAYVGTSTLTKGRLQSIRNLPKFPRYTYYFGIRFPNQAGFVAGQLTGWVWSTVAVLLVVLFFGYTLSVVLKQRRLTEVQRDFINNITHELQTPVSTIRVAADVLQTDGITQQPNRLKQYARVLGEESQRLQKQINSILQLAKSERTGFVLERTDVNLHELMAEAAHQFAPHITLDLTATHANLYADRYHLETTLNNLIDNALKYCDKSPRIVLHTRQEHGKLIWSISDNGIGIAPKHQKAVFQQFFRVGSGHTHNVKGFGLGLYYVRQVVRAHGWQLALTSEPGQGSTFTIITKSEKVKERKSEKLTLNESLFRSFAL; from the coding sequence ATGTCTCGACTGCGGCTACTGGTTCTTCTTTCGGTGCTTTCCATTATTGGTATCCTCGCAGTACAGGTAGTGTGGGTACGAAACGCCTATGCATTGCGCGAACGCCAGTTTCGCCAGTCGGCATTCATTGCCTTGCAGGATGTGGCTGATGAAGTCGCCCGACTAAATCACTTTACACTGAATCGCTACGCTGTTACCCAGCTTTCGGACGATTATTTTATTGTCAATACAGATGCGCCCATCGACCCGGCAGCCCTTGAAACCTTTATCCAGGGTTCTCTTCAGGCGCATAATCTGATTACCGACTATGAATACGGCATTTACAACTGCGAAACCGACCGGATGGTTTATGGAGCTTATGTAGGCACAAGCACCTTGACGAAAGGCAGGCTCCAGAGTATCCGAAATCTGCCCAAGTTCCCTCGATACACCTATTATTTCGGTATCCGTTTTCCGAATCAGGCTGGGTTCGTTGCGGGGCAGTTGACCGGATGGGTGTGGTCAACCGTAGCTGTACTACTGGTCGTACTATTTTTCGGTTATACACTCAGCGTTGTTTTAAAACAACGTCGGCTGACCGAAGTACAACGGGATTTTATCAACAACATCACACATGAGCTACAAACGCCCGTTTCAACGATTCGGGTAGCGGCCGATGTTCTGCAAACCGATGGAATAACCCAACAACCTAACCGACTTAAACAATACGCACGGGTATTAGGAGAAGAAAGTCAGCGGCTACAAAAACAGATCAACAGCATTTTACAACTGGCGAAATCTGAACGAACGGGTTTTGTGCTTGAACGGACTGACGTCAACCTACACGAATTAATGGCCGAAGCGGCCCACCAGTTTGCTCCACACATAACTCTTGACCTGACCGCAACCCACGCCAACCTGTATGCTGATCGGTATCATCTTGAAACCACGCTGAATAACCTGATCGATAACGCACTGAAATACTGCGACAAATCACCCCGAATCGTATTGCATACCCGACAGGAACACGGCAAACTAATCTGGTCGATCAGCGACAATGGCATCGGAATTGCTCCAAAGCATCAAAAAGCTGTTTTCCAGCAGTTCTTTCGAGTGGGTTCTGGGCATACCCACAACGTAAAAGGTTTTGGGCTTGGCCTGTATTACGTCCGGCAGGTTGTTCGGGCACACGGCTGGCAGTTGGCCCTGACCAGTGAACCCGGTCAGGGAAGTACATTTACCATAATAACTAAAAGCGAAAAAGTGAAAGAGCGAAAGAGTGAAAAGCTTACGCTAAACGAATCACTCTTTCGCTCTTTCGCTCTTTAA
- a CDS encoding DUF3140 domain-containing protein: MIATLDEQEKKEIRHTFGKLINMSASTLTKWLQTEESKSVGQTKDGHKESIGHQSGKRIIDILQKKVDELTESDYEHIQKVIGYVKRHSAQRPEHVADSNWTYSLKNWGHDPEK; the protein is encoded by the coding sequence ATGATAGCAACGCTCGATGAACAAGAGAAAAAGGAGATTAGGCATACGTTCGGCAAGTTGATCAATATGTCGGCCTCTACACTAACAAAGTGGTTGCAAACCGAAGAATCTAAATCTGTTGGTCAAACAAAAGACGGTCACAAGGAGTCTATAGGTCATCAGTCAGGAAAACGTATTATCGATATTTTACAAAAGAAGGTCGATGAACTTACGGAAAGCGACTATGAGCATATACAAAAAGTAATTGGTTATGTGAAACGACATAGCGCTCAGCGCCCCGAACACGTAGCTGATTCAAATTGGACTTATTCGCTCAAAAACTGGGGGCATGACCCCGAAAAATAA
- a CDS encoding response regulator transcription factor: MAPARILFVEDDVNLGFVIRDTLENVPFQVTHCTNGTEAWEAFQSGPFDVCLLDVMLPQSDGFTLARQIRSVNTLIPILFLSALANKDDRLQGLRLGADDYLTKPFSIEELILKINVFLRRTIIQQPQLPATDFELHRQNLTLIINGQVQNLTYREVAVLAYLLDRPNTLVRRDELLRAVWGDDDYFMGRSLDVFISRLRKRLVQAPAIRIENVHGVGFILRR, encoded by the coding sequence TTGGCACCCGCTCGCATTTTATTCGTTGAAGATGATGTAAATCTGGGATTTGTTATCCGAGACACGCTCGAAAACGTCCCGTTTCAGGTCACCCATTGCACCAACGGCACAGAAGCCTGGGAGGCTTTCCAATCTGGCCCGTTCGATGTGTGTTTACTGGATGTCATGTTGCCTCAGAGTGATGGCTTTACACTTGCCCGCCAAATTCGTTCAGTCAATACGCTGATTCCCATTCTGTTTCTAAGTGCACTAGCCAATAAAGATGATCGCCTACAGGGCTTGAGACTGGGAGCCGACGATTACCTGACCAAGCCTTTTAGCATCGAAGAATTGATTCTGAAAATCAACGTATTCCTCCGCCGTACAATCATCCAACAACCCCAGCTACCGGCAACGGACTTTGAGCTTCATCGACAGAATCTTACACTGATAATCAATGGTCAGGTTCAGAATTTAACGTACCGTGAAGTCGCTGTGCTGGCCTATTTGCTGGATCGCCCTAATACGCTGGTTCGGCGCGATGAGTTGTTGCGGGCCGTTTGGGGCGATGATGATTATTTCATGGGCCGTAGTCTGGATGTATTCATTTCCCGGCTGCGCAAACGATTAGTTCAGGCACCTGCCATCCGAATCGAAAATGTACATGGTGTGGGGTTTATTTTGCGCCGTTAA
- a CDS encoding alpha/beta hydrolase family protein yields the protein MTRFTQLLLCFFLSIPLLAQIQKRPLNASDYDRWQSVRAEKISADGQWISYQIDRQEGDGRLEVASTSGGNQPRYSFARGYMAQFTPDSKFLVMRLKAPAADTRKAKLKKKKPDEMPKDSLVALNLATGKMVRFASVKSYTFGKDGGSWLAVVQERKDDPSRPAPRAATQTQKDTLLPSAPISTTTVATRRGPSKRPKGDDLTLLNLADGSRKTFRYVSNVAISDNGQKVFYSKESAADTLKASDNAVPGVFLFNTANGQTMLVDTSSKRRIYKGLAIDKVGDQVAWMASADSAGADVKVFTLYYKSLAAPTVSKGKKSKSAEPEAPYRVLADTTLKALPKGWSVNEFREPKFAEDGKRLYFSTSPIPPKPTKDTLTPDDEKVKMDIWTWTDTRLQPMQQRRLKEEKERGFLTLADLTTGKVTMLANREVPTVAFDPKLNSRYLLGLSDLPYQVQASWDPGHTDLYLIDTQTGEKKRIANDVMASQPKLSPGGQYAYWFDERDSLWRAWSIAENKRIDLTRGLPSKFFDEEHDTPNLPGAYGSAGWTTGDRYLWLYDRYDIWQVDPTGREKPTNLTAGWGRKNGVRLRYADMGEDDSPGPGFGRSAPDKPIDPKAEVFFTGIWESDKSTGILKSKNGLSALEPTTLKRSNHRYFGLNKAKNASTMTFYRGNFQEPINLFRTDSTLANPVQLTRVNPQQDSIRWGSVELVSWLGTNGVKLEGLLYKPEGFDPKKKYPMLTYFYERNAETLNDYKAPAPSRSTINVAYCVSNGYLVFIPDIVYTTGQPGPNAYDCIVPGVLSLIDKGFVDRDRLGIQGQSWGGYQTAYIITRTNLFRAAEAGAPVANMTSAYGGIRWETGIVRQFQYEKTQSRIGGTLWDKPMNYIENSPLFFANRIQTPLMMTHNDADGAVPWYQGIEFYSALRRLNKPVWMLVYNGEGHNLTQRHNAKDLSIRLYQFFDYYLKDAPMPLWMKEGRTAVEKDRGEMKYGLAVEPQQISSGGSN from the coding sequence ATGACACGCTTCACTCAACTCTTACTGTGTTTTTTCCTTTCAATACCTCTCCTCGCCCAAATTCAAAAACGCCCCCTCAATGCATCGGACTATGATCGATGGCAAAGCGTTCGAGCCGAAAAAATATCGGCTGATGGGCAATGGATCTCCTACCAGATCGACCGTCAGGAAGGCGATGGACGGCTGGAAGTAGCCAGTACCAGTGGGGGTAACCAGCCACGCTATAGTTTTGCTCGTGGGTATATGGCTCAGTTCACCCCCGACAGTAAGTTCCTGGTTATGCGGCTCAAAGCGCCCGCAGCCGATACTCGCAAAGCCAAACTCAAGAAGAAGAAACCCGACGAGATGCCGAAAGATAGTCTGGTGGCGTTGAATCTGGCTACAGGCAAAATGGTTCGGTTTGCCAGTGTAAAATCGTATACGTTTGGCAAAGATGGCGGTTCGTGGCTGGCCGTGGTGCAGGAACGCAAAGACGACCCCTCACGACCGGCCCCTCGTGCGGCAACCCAAACCCAGAAAGATACCTTACTCCCGTCGGCTCCCATTTCGACAACGACAGTTGCTACCCGACGAGGGCCATCAAAACGCCCCAAAGGTGATGACCTGACCCTCCTGAATCTGGCCGACGGTTCACGCAAAACCTTCCGATACGTATCGAACGTGGCGATTTCAGATAACGGCCAGAAAGTGTTTTACAGCAAAGAGTCAGCGGCCGATACCCTGAAAGCAAGTGATAATGCGGTGCCAGGTGTGTTCCTGTTCAATACGGCCAACGGGCAAACTATGTTGGTGGATACCAGCTCGAAACGCAGGATTTATAAAGGATTGGCAATCGACAAAGTCGGCGATCAGGTAGCGTGGATGGCATCGGCGGATAGTGCAGGTGCCGATGTAAAAGTATTTACACTCTATTATAAAAGCCTTGCCGCACCCACCGTATCAAAAGGGAAGAAAAGCAAATCGGCTGAGCCCGAAGCCCCTTACCGGGTTTTGGCTGATACAACCCTTAAAGCTCTCCCCAAAGGCTGGTCGGTCAACGAATTTCGAGAACCCAAATTTGCCGAAGATGGCAAGCGGCTTTATTTCTCCACATCGCCCATTCCTCCCAAACCAACCAAAGACACACTGACTCCAGACGATGAAAAAGTAAAAATGGACATCTGGACCTGGACGGATACGCGCCTGCAACCCATGCAGCAACGGCGGCTTAAGGAAGAAAAGGAACGCGGTTTTCTGACACTGGCCGATTTAACCACCGGAAAAGTTACGATGCTGGCCAACCGTGAAGTACCGACTGTTGCATTTGACCCCAAACTCAACTCACGGTACCTTCTGGGATTAAGTGATTTACCGTATCAGGTGCAAGCCTCCTGGGACCCTGGCCATACCGATCTGTATCTGATTGATACGCAGACGGGCGAGAAAAAACGTATTGCCAACGATGTGATGGCATCACAGCCTAAATTATCGCCCGGTGGTCAGTACGCTTATTGGTTCGATGAACGGGATTCGCTCTGGCGAGCATGGTCCATTGCTGAAAACAAACGCATCGACCTGACGCGCGGTTTACCCAGCAAGTTTTTCGATGAAGAGCACGATACGCCAAACCTTCCGGGTGCGTACGGATCGGCTGGCTGGACTACCGGCGACCGCTACCTGTGGCTCTACGACCGCTACGACATCTGGCAGGTTGATCCGACGGGCCGCGAAAAGCCGACCAACCTTACGGCAGGCTGGGGGCGCAAAAATGGCGTTCGACTTCGGTATGCCGACATGGGCGAAGACGACTCGCCAGGACCCGGATTTGGTCGGTCAGCACCCGATAAGCCTATTGATCCCAAAGCTGAAGTATTTTTCACGGGAATCTGGGAAAGTGATAAATCGACGGGGATTTTAAAGAGCAAGAATGGCCTCTCAGCGTTGGAACCCACAACCCTGAAGCGTAGCAACCACCGATACTTTGGCCTGAACAAAGCCAAAAATGCCTCGACAATGACCTTCTATCGGGGGAATTTTCAGGAGCCGATCAACCTTTTCCGGACGGATAGCACCCTGGCTAATCCTGTTCAACTCACCCGTGTCAATCCCCAACAGGACAGCATTCGCTGGGGGAGTGTTGAACTGGTAAGCTGGCTAGGCACCAACGGTGTCAAACTGGAAGGGCTGTTGTATAAACCTGAAGGATTCGACCCGAAAAAGAAGTACCCTATGCTTACGTACTTTTACGAGCGGAATGCCGAAACCCTGAATGATTACAAAGCACCAGCGCCGAGCCGTTCGACCATCAACGTAGCTTACTGCGTCTCAAATGGGTATCTGGTTTTCATCCCGGACATTGTGTATACCACAGGTCAGCCAGGGCCAAATGCCTACGATTGTATTGTACCGGGTGTGCTGAGCCTGATCGACAAAGGGTTCGTAGATCGGGATCGCTTGGGTATTCAGGGGCAAAGCTGGGGGGGCTATCAGACGGCCTATATCATTACCCGCACCAATCTATTCCGGGCGGCCGAAGCGGGTGCTCCCGTGGCCAACATGACCTCAGCGTATGGAGGCATTCGATGGGAAACGGGTATTGTTCGTCAGTTTCAGTATGAGAAAACGCAAAGCCGAATTGGCGGAACCTTGTGGGATAAACCAATGAATTACATTGAAAACTCTCCCCTTTTCTTTGCCAATCGCATCCAGACCCCACTCATGATGACGCACAACGATGCCGATGGGGCGGTACCCTGGTATCAGGGCATCGAGTTCTACTCGGCCCTCCGCCGGTTGAACAAGCCCGTCTGGATGCTAGTGTACAACGGCGAAGGGCATAACCTCACCCAGCGGCACAATGCTAAAGACCTGAGTATTCGATTGTATCAGTTCTTCGATTATTACCTCAAAGATGCACCTATGCCGCTCTGGATGAAAGAAGGACGTACAGCCGTGGAGAAAGACCGGGGTGAAATGAAGTATGGCTTAGCCGTGGAGCCACAGCAGATTTCGAGTGGCGGGTCGAATTAA
- a CDS encoding DUF1573 domain-containing protein: protein MKRFLFIGSFLVLTASMAMTVPAALFNWKNATHDFGRIPQGKPVTVEFAFTNKGELPLVINRAQGSCGCTGVDYPKAPVLPGQAGTIKATYNAAAMGAFNKSVTVESNAEGGTVVLYFKGEVVKEAGAAQ from the coding sequence ATGAAACGTTTTCTGTTTATCGGCTCGTTTTTAGTATTGACAGCTTCCATGGCCATGACGGTACCGGCTGCGTTGTTCAACTGGAAGAACGCTACCCACGATTTCGGTCGTATTCCGCAGGGGAAGCCCGTTACGGTTGAATTTGCCTTTACCAATAAGGGCGAACTACCACTCGTGATCAACCGGGCGCAGGGTTCCTGTGGCTGCACAGGGGTAGATTATCCGAAAGCGCCGGTGTTGCCCGGACAGGCCGGTACGATTAAAGCGACCTATAATGCAGCTGCGATGGGCGCGTTCAACAAGTCAGTAACGGTAGAGTCGAATGCCGAGGGTGGAACGGTCGTGCTGTATTTTAAAGGCGAGGTAGTGAAAGAAGCTGGAGCGGCTCAATAA
- a CDS encoding ferritin-like domain-containing protein — protein sequence MNVKVTRSEILDQLSRLLTLNRDAEKGYQEASEHVDSHELKSLLLTQSRQRAEFALELDREIRTLGGEPDDSTSLTADLHRAWINIKSAFATNDDKAVVQECHRGDQEALNNYNSVLQETDLVASTRELLLRQKQSIDSANSTMARLALVV from the coding sequence ATGAATGTGAAAGTAACCCGGAGTGAAATCCTCGATCAACTTAGTCGCTTGTTAACGCTTAATCGTGATGCCGAAAAGGGGTATCAGGAAGCATCGGAACATGTCGACAGCCATGAATTAAAATCATTACTACTTACCCAATCGCGTCAACGGGCCGAGTTTGCCCTTGAACTGGATCGCGAAATCCGAACACTGGGCGGTGAACCTGACGACAGTACAAGCCTGACTGCCGATCTGCATCGCGCCTGGATTAATATAAAATCAGCATTTGCCACCAATGATGATAAAGCCGTTGTACAGGAATGCCACCGGGGTGACCAGGAAGCCCTAAACAATTATAATTCTGTACTTCAGGAAACTGACTTAGTAGCCAGTACTCGAGAGTTGCTGCTTCGCCAGAAACAGAGTATCGACTCGGCCAATTCTACAATGGCCCGTCTGGCCTTGGTAGTGTAG
- a CDS encoding hypervirulence associated TUDOR domain-containing protein, which produces MDKPKKGDKVSWKYGKGKAEGTIAEVHTNDVERTVQGATVKRKGSTDEPALIIKQDRKRIIKSASEVTKL; this is translated from the coding sequence ATGGATAAGCCCAAAAAAGGAGATAAAGTGAGTTGGAAATACGGAAAAGGGAAAGCAGAGGGCACCATTGCAGAAGTCCATACCAACGATGTAGAACGTACCGTTCAGGGCGCTACGGTCAAGCGGAAGGGATCGACCGACGAACCAGCCCTGATCATCAAACAAGACCGGAAGCGAATTATCAAGTCAGCTAGCGAAGTAACAAAACTATAA